In Deltaproteobacteria bacterium, the genomic stretch GGGTGCCGACGAAACGCACGTAGACGATGCGCGCCGGGTAGTTGATCCTCACCACGAGCCGGTAGTCGTTGCCCTTGATGTTGAAGATCACCCGGTTGCCGCCAACGATGCTGGCGCTGCGGTACTTCTCCTTCACCTTCGCCGGCGTATCCCAGTCCTCCTTC encodes the following:
- a CDS encoding type II toxin-antitoxin system HigB family toxin, translating into MRIIAKRTLRNFWERHANAEEPLLAWYREVLKEDWDTPAKVKEKYRSASIVGGNRVIFNIKGNDYRLVVRINYPARIVYVRFVGT